A single genomic interval of Hymenobacter gelipurpurascens harbors:
- a CDS encoding LLM class flavin-dependent oxidoreductase codes for MNNIKTLKLAAVIDGPGWNFSSWRHPAMPADAGENIDFFIQQAQLAEQAKFETLFLYDVSHVGSGNIPYYLSMFEGGTLMSALAMKTEHIGLSLTASTSYTDPYNLARQVLSLDKLSKGRASLNAITSNPGGMVNFSRGHLGKADQYPMHEEFLEILLGLWDTYEDDAFPRNKESGVFLNPRQMHPVNFRGQYFSVDGPLNLSRSVQGRPVLYMAGSSPTFVDLAASYTDGVFMAGSTFEETLLLANALTAKLLEKGRQPEHFVRSVSQNPIVGRTDAEAYQKYQEIRALGPYSPTPVPLFMGSAERVATEIQRWYEAGAIDMFMVRQDHPHGLRDFIELVVPILQERGLFHREYEAETLRGNLGLPKPAFRTI; via the coding sequence ATGAACAACATAAAAACGTTAAAGCTGGCAGCCGTTATTGACGGGCCGGGGTGGAATTTTTCCTCCTGGCGCCACCCCGCCATGCCTGCTGACGCCGGCGAAAACATCGATTTTTTCATTCAACAGGCGCAGCTGGCGGAGCAGGCCAAATTCGAAACCCTGTTTTTGTATGATGTCAGCCACGTCGGGTCCGGCAACATTCCCTACTACCTGAGCATGTTCGAGGGGGGGACGCTCATGTCGGCCCTGGCCATGAAAACGGAGCACATCGGCCTTTCCCTGACGGCTTCGACGTCCTACACCGACCCCTACAACCTGGCCCGGCAGGTCTTGTCGCTGGACAAGCTCAGCAAGGGCCGGGCCTCGCTAAATGCCATCACTTCCAATCCGGGCGGGATGGTAAACTTCAGCCGGGGCCACTTGGGCAAAGCCGACCAGTACCCCATGCATGAGGAGTTTCTGGAAATTCTGCTGGGCCTCTGGGACACGTATGAGGACGACGCCTTTCCCCGAAATAAAGAGAGCGGCGTGTTCCTGAACCCGCGCCAGATGCACCCCGTCAACTTCCGGGGCCAGTACTTCTCGGTGGATGGCCCGCTGAACCTGAGCCGCTCGGTGCAGGGCCGGCCGGTGCTGTACATGGCTGGCAGCTCCCCGACCTTCGTGGACCTGGCCGCGTCCTATACCGACGGCGTCTTCATGGCCGGCAGCACCTTCGAGGAAACGCTATTGTTGGCGAATGCGCTGACCGCGAAGCTGCTTGAAAAAGGCCGGCAGCCGGAACACTTTGTGCGTTCGGTGTCGCAAAACCCCATTGTGGGCCGCACCGATGCCGAGGCCTACCAGAAGTACCAGGAAATCCGCGCGCTGGGCCCGTACTCGCCCACCCCTGTTCCGCTGTTTATGGGCTCAGCCGAACGAGTTGCCACGGAAATACAGCGGTGGTATGAAGCCGGGGCCATCGATATGTTCATGGTTCGGCAAGACCATCCCCACGGGCTACGGGACTTC
- a CDS encoding NmrA family NAD(P)-binding protein: protein MENQQKPTVLVLGASGTIGRQVVKDLEGQAVNVRITSRNQEVVAQLTREGKDCKYLDLDDPRTFALALAGVDRVFLLTGYTVAMLTQSKTLVDAAKKAGVRHIVHVGVFAEWDTTDAHFAWHQMIEKYIEASGMAWTHLHPNMFMEVFTGLYIPKNLTYTGYWDDRRVGYIASSDIAAVAAKALVDGPERHGGQHYWLSVETFNGQEIAALLSEVTGLEIKYENKGLEGFKKLIDTLLANGAESWYAKANLDFVTQMLDGRMSYMSMVQNDVPYVLGRPAKTLREFLEEHKAAITESAGAI from the coding sequence ATGGAAAACCAGCAAAAACCGACCGTTCTGGTCCTGGGCGCCAGCGGCACCATCGGCCGTCAGGTTGTCAAAGACCTGGAAGGTCAAGCCGTCAACGTACGCATCACCTCGCGCAACCAGGAGGTGGTAGCGCAGCTTACCCGTGAAGGCAAAGACTGCAAATACCTGGACCTGGATGACCCCAGAACCTTCGCGCTGGCGCTGGCCGGGGTGGACCGGGTGTTTCTGCTAACCGGCTACACGGTGGCCATGCTCACTCAGAGCAAAACCCTGGTGGACGCGGCCAAGAAAGCGGGCGTCCGTCATATCGTGCACGTGGGCGTGTTTGCGGAGTGGGATACGACCGATGCGCACTTTGCCTGGCACCAGATGATTGAAAAGTACATCGAAGCCAGCGGCATGGCCTGGACCCACCTCCACCCAAACATGTTTATGGAGGTGTTCACGGGGCTGTATATCCCCAAGAACTTAACCTACACCGGCTACTGGGACGACCGGCGAGTCGGCTACATTGCTTCCAGTGACATCGCGGCGGTGGCCGCCAAAGCCCTCGTAGACGGGCCAGAGCGGCACGGTGGGCAACACTACTGGCTGAGCGTGGAAACCTTCAACGGCCAGGAAATTGCGGCGCTGTTGAGCGAGGTGACCGGCCTGGAAATCAAGTATGAGAACAAAGGGCTGGAAGGGTTCAAAAAGCTGATTGATACGTTACTGGCTAATGGGGCGGAGAGCTGGTACGCCAAGGCCAACCTGGACTTTGTGACGCAGATGCTCGACGGCCGAATGTCCTACATGTCCATGGTGCAAAACGATGTTCCTTACGTCTTGGGCCGACCCGCCAAGACCCTCCGGGAGTTTCTGGAGGAGCACAAGGCTGCGATTACGGAATCAGCGGGGGCAATATAG
- a CDS encoding NADPH-dependent F420 reductase has protein sequence MHHQSLLKNAFSERPAGGHRHGNDKPLNPHPMKIGIIGTGPVGGSLAKNLAALGHQVKVTNTRQPAELARKAQELGASPATLQDVVQDVDLVFIAVPFKVIGEFPKDLFRSLPAEVIVVDTGNYYPFRDGKIDALEQGQPESVLAAEQLGRPLLKAFNNLLAETIADGGTAPGTPGRIALSIAGDDERAKHILSDLCNDLGFDVVDGGTLADSWRQQPGTPAYCTELTAPELTQALAAAVPGKAPRLRDEIIGELLQRKDWPTREEVVAGNRARQLGNA, from the coding sequence TTGCACCACCAGTCACTGCTTAAGAATGCGTTTTCAGAACGGCCCGCAGGAGGTCATCGTCATGGAAACGATAAACCACTCAACCCCCATCCCATGAAAATCGGAATTATTGGCACCGGCCCGGTCGGCGGCTCCCTCGCCAAAAACCTGGCCGCCCTAGGCCACCAAGTGAAAGTAACGAATACCCGCCAGCCGGCCGAGCTGGCCCGCAAAGCCCAGGAATTGGGGGCTAGCCCCGCCACTCTGCAAGACGTGGTACAGGATGTGGACCTCGTTTTTATCGCCGTGCCTTTCAAGGTGATTGGCGAGTTTCCCAAGGACCTGTTCCGGTCGTTGCCCGCCGAGGTAATAGTGGTGGACACCGGCAACTACTACCCCTTCCGGGACGGGAAAATCGACGCGCTGGAGCAGGGTCAGCCGGAGAGCGTGCTGGCGGCCGAGCAGTTGGGCCGCCCCCTCCTGAAAGCTTTCAACAACCTGCTGGCCGAAACGATTGCCGACGGCGGCACCGCGCCCGGCACGCCCGGCCGCATCGCCCTTTCCATTGCGGGCGATGACGAGCGCGCGAAACATATCCTATCCGACCTCTGCAATGACCTCGGCTTCGACGTAGTGGACGGGGGCACTCTGGCCGACTCGTGGCGGCAGCAGCCCGGCACCCCGGCCTACTGCACCGAACTCACGGCCCCGGAGCTGACCCAGGCCCTGGCCGCCGCCGTGCCCGGCAAGGCCCCGCGGCTGCGCGATGAAATTATCGGGGAACTGCTGCAACGCAAAGACTGGCCTACCCGCGAAGAGGTAGTGGCCGGCAACCGCGCCCGGCAGCTAGGTAATGCGTAG
- a CDS encoding ArsR/SmtB family transcription factor encodes MDTKSLVKLAKSLSDPNRLRMLQEIARAQRLGCANLYEFVPISQPSMSQHVKALVEAGLVHSCKEGRNMYLTINTEKLQELESFLELLKMS; translated from the coding sequence ATGGATACCAAGTCCCTCGTCAAGCTAGCCAAGTCGCTGAGCGACCCAAACCGCCTGCGCATGTTGCAGGAGATTGCGCGGGCGCAGCGGCTGGGATGCGCCAATCTGTATGAGTTTGTGCCCATCAGTCAGCCCTCCATGTCGCAGCACGTGAAGGCCCTGGTAGAGGCGGGGCTGGTCCATTCGTGTAAGGAAGGCCGCAACATGTACCTGACGATCAACACGGAAAAGCTGCAGGAGCTGGAGAGCTTTCTGGAGCTGCTGAAGATGAGCTAG
- a CDS encoding ArsR/SmtB family transcription factor → MDTKSLVKLAKSLSDPTRLRLLQEIAKGEIAVCADLFQYVPISQPSMSQHLKALSEAGLIASHKEGRNMHMSINAEKLQELEDFLQLLKPATVKA, encoded by the coding sequence ATGGATACTAAGTCCCTCGTAAAGTTAGCTAAGTCGCTCAGCGACCCCACCCGTCTTCGTTTGTTGCAGGAAATTGCAAAAGGGGAGATTGCGGTGTGCGCCGACTTGTTTCAGTACGTGCCTATCAGCCAGCCTTCTATGTCCCAGCACCTCAAGGCCCTCTCCGAGGCGGGCTTGATTGCGTCGCACAAAGAAGGCCGGAATATGCACATGTCCATCAATGCCGAAAAGCTGCAGGAGTTAGAAGACTTCCTGCAACTACTTAAACCGGCTACTGTTAAAGCTTAA
- a CDS encoding HAMP domain-containing sensor histidine kinase, protein MSIKTKITLGLLAMLALVSVLGGYAFYTVQRLDRGSRNILQDNFYSVELGQNMLQALDRVEAAPAQLDVFRRHLTREAGNITEPGEREVVDSLTQNLAVYQGLLDAGAPVVERQAALSLLRDQTHRMVKLNTNALARKNEQANQSAERVERYLFSFIVLSLLLGLMLLLSVPEAAVGPVRKLQSSLQHAADHDFRATIPLESHDEFGQLGRVFNRMLVQLQEYRRSTLAELLTERNRVASIVSGLDEGLLLLDENRRVLLANPVACELLGLPAERLVGRPAAEVALENDLLREILTPLDVDAARREQAVADAPLLRIAQQGEEAFYRLAVQELVSYNEARDKMEFVGQILTLRNVSDFKKLDQVKSNFLATVSHELKTPLSSIHLNAKLLQDERLPAEERGRVAGFIRQETQRLQRMVAELLDVSRLDAGAGIQLDLRATSLADVVTYAAATVQAQLDDKQLRLHVQLPADLPLARADVEKTTWVLINLLSNAIRYSPAGEALTVRAQAADQSVRVSVQDRGPGIAAVHHDKIFQRFAQIPDKAGYRGGSGLGLSIAREFINAQGGRLWVESELGSGSTFHFTLPVASVPAN, encoded by the coding sequence ATGAGTATTAAAACGAAAATCACCCTCGGCCTGCTGGCCATGCTCGCTCTGGTGAGTGTGCTCGGGGGGTACGCCTTCTACACCGTACAGCGCCTGGACCGCGGCTCGCGCAACATTCTGCAGGACAACTTCTATTCCGTGGAGCTGGGCCAGAACATGCTGCAGGCCCTGGACCGGGTAGAAGCCGCGCCCGCCCAGCTGGACGTGTTTCGCCGCCACCTGACACGCGAGGCCGGCAACATCACCGAGCCGGGCGAGCGGGAAGTGGTGGACAGCCTTACCCAGAACCTGGCTGTCTACCAGGGCCTGCTCGATGCCGGCGCGCCCGTGGTCGAGCGCCAAGCAGCATTGAGCCTGCTGAGGGACCAGACCCACCGCATGGTCAAGCTCAACACCAACGCCCTGGCCCGCAAAAATGAGCAGGCCAACCAGAGCGCCGAGCGGGTAGAGCGTTACCTGTTCAGCTTTATCGTCCTGAGCCTGCTGCTGGGGCTGATGCTGTTGCTAAGCGTGCCCGAGGCGGCCGTGGGCCCGGTGCGCAAGCTCCAAAGCAGCCTGCAGCACGCCGCCGACCACGATTTCCGCGCCACCATTCCCCTGGAAAGCCACGACGAGTTCGGGCAGCTGGGCCGGGTATTCAACCGCATGCTGGTGCAGCTGCAGGAGTACCGCCGCTCCACCCTGGCCGAGCTGCTGACCGAGCGCAACCGTGTGGCCAGCATCGTGAGCGGCCTCGACGAAGGCCTGCTGCTGCTGGACGAAAACCGCCGGGTGCTGCTGGCCAACCCCGTGGCCTGCGAGCTGCTGGGCTTGCCCGCCGAGCGGCTGGTGGGCCGGCCCGCGGCCGAGGTGGCGCTGGAAAATGATTTGCTGCGCGAAATCCTCACCCCCCTGGACGTGGATGCCGCCCGCCGCGAGCAGGCCGTGGCCGATGCTCCGCTGCTGCGCATTGCTCAGCAGGGCGAGGAGGCATTTTACCGGCTGGCCGTGCAGGAGCTGGTCAGCTACAACGAGGCCCGGGACAAGATGGAGTTTGTGGGCCAGATTCTGACCCTGCGCAACGTTTCGGACTTCAAGAAGCTCGACCAGGTCAAGTCCAATTTCCTGGCCACCGTCTCCCACGAGCTGAAAACGCCGCTTTCCAGCATCCACCTCAACGCCAAGCTGCTGCAGGACGAGCGCTTGCCCGCCGAGGAGCGGGGGCGGGTGGCCGGCTTTATCCGCCAGGAAACCCAGCGCCTGCAGCGCATGGTGGCCGAACTGCTCGACGTTTCCCGCCTCGACGCCGGCGCCGGCATTCAGCTGGACCTGCGCGCTACCAGCCTGGCCGACGTGGTGACCTACGCCGCGGCCACCGTGCAGGCCCAGCTCGACGACAAGCAGCTGCGCCTCCACGTGCAGCTGCCCGCCGACCTGCCCCTGGCCCGGGCCGACGTGGAAAAAACTACCTGGGTGCTCATCAACCTGCTCAGCAATGCCATTCGCTATTCCCCGGCAGGCGAGGCCCTGACCGTCAGGGCGCAGGCCGCTGACCAGTCCGTGCGAGTGAGCGTGCAGGACCGGGGGCCGGGAATTGCCGCCGTGCACCACGACAAAATCTTTCAGCGCTTTGCCCAGATCCCCGATAAGGCCGGCTACCGGGGCGGCTCGGGCCTGGGGCTGAGCATAGCCCGCGAGTTCATCAATGCCCAGGGCGGCCGGCTGTGGGTGGAAAGCGAGCTGGGCAGCGGCAGCACCTTTCACTTCACCTTGCCCGTGGCTAGTGTACCCGCAAACTGA
- a CDS encoding histidine kinase — protein MSPPDDDTLRDASAERFLRLVQAKRRGTLKVYLGLAAGVGKTYRMLQEAQDLHQHGVHVLLGYVETHHRAETVAQLGPVPLLPRKHIFYKGRALEEMDMEGIEQQRPQVVIVDELAHSNVPGSRHEKRWQDVEYLVQQGISVITAVNVQHLESLHDQVLKITGTDVTERVPDRLLQLADEVVNVDLTVGELRRRLEEGKIYDPGKVPTALANFFQAENLLQLRRLAVREVAQLLGRQVETGAGGAPAVLAARCNDDRLLACINSNDRAAKEIIRKTSRLADRFSAAAWYVLYVQTGPETADRIGLATQRHLLRNLQLATELGAQILRVKDDDIVGAITRVAAEKNATLLVCGITSDKGLWGQISRRGVTNDLLRAVARSNQDLDIYLVTY, from the coding sequence ATGAGCCCTCCCGATGACGATACCCTGCGCGATGCTTCCGCCGAGCGGTTCCTGCGCCTGGTGCAGGCCAAGCGGCGCGGCACGCTCAAGGTGTACCTGGGCCTGGCCGCCGGCGTGGGCAAAACCTACCGCATGCTGCAGGAAGCCCAAGATCTGCACCAGCACGGCGTGCACGTGCTGCTGGGTTACGTGGAAACTCACCACCGGGCTGAAACGGTGGCCCAGCTGGGGCCCGTGCCCTTGCTGCCGCGCAAGCACATCTTCTACAAGGGCCGGGCCCTGGAGGAGATGGATATGGAAGGCATCGAGCAGCAGCGCCCCCAAGTGGTCATTGTCGACGAGCTGGCCCATTCCAACGTACCCGGATCCCGCCACGAGAAGCGCTGGCAGGACGTGGAGTACCTCGTGCAGCAGGGCATTTCGGTGATTACGGCCGTCAACGTGCAGCATCTGGAAAGCCTGCACGACCAGGTACTCAAAATCACGGGCACCGACGTGACGGAGCGCGTACCTGACCGCCTGCTTCAGCTGGCCGACGAGGTGGTGAACGTGGATTTAACCGTAGGCGAGCTGCGCCGCCGGCTGGAGGAAGGCAAAATTTACGATCCGGGCAAGGTGCCCACCGCGCTGGCCAACTTTTTCCAGGCCGAAAACCTATTGCAGCTGCGGCGACTGGCCGTGCGCGAAGTCGCCCAGCTGCTGGGCCGGCAGGTGGAAACCGGCGCCGGCGGTGCCCCGGCCGTGCTGGCGGCGCGTTGCAACGACGACCGGCTGCTGGCCTGCATCAACTCCAATGACCGGGCGGCCAAGGAAATCATCCGCAAAACCTCGCGGCTGGCTGACCGGTTCTCCGCCGCGGCCTGGTACGTGCTCTACGTGCAGACTGGCCCGGAAACCGCCGACCGCATCGGGCTGGCTACCCAGCGCCACCTGCTGCGCAACCTGCAGCTGGCCACCGAGTTGGGCGCCCAGATTCTGCGGGTCAAGGACGACGACATCGTGGGGGCCATCACGCGGGTGGCGGCCGAGAAAAACGCCACTCTGCTCGTGTGCGGCATCACCAGCGACAAGGGGCTGTGGGGCCAGATTAGCCGCCGCGGCGTCACCAACGACCTGCTGCGGGCCGTGGCCCGCAGCAACCAGGACCTGGACATTTATCTGGTCACGTACTAA
- a CDS encoding porin translates to MTHASHLTGLKIRIAALLLAVGGTSPVLAQPTPTTDPALAVPPPAPVQATPTPANPLTFYGFADAYYGYDFRNDNTQNRPGFLYSHDRQNEFTVNNVILGMRYQDDNVRGALGLHAGSYVTANYAAEDPVFRHIYEAYAGFRPFSKAWLDVGIFSSHIGFESAISKDNWTLTRSLMAENSPYYQAGARLTYEVGPKLTLTGLVLNGWQNLRENNQAKALGTQIQWKPTDKLLLNSSTFYGQEQPQDSTGRRRYFHDFYVSYAATDRLSLALVFDVGKQQAPRPANSTGEKYDTWHAGSAFVRYQLADKWTTALRGEYYQAERGVIINSYTPAVDAPNAIIRGGSLGLDYAPTDNVLVRLEGWVLNAGDKVFGEDGGAARSTYANLTSSVAISF, encoded by the coding sequence ATGACCCACGCTTCCCATCTCACCGGTCTGAAAATCCGAATCGCCGCTCTGCTGCTGGCGGTGGGCGGCACGTCGCCCGTGCTAGCCCAACCCACGCCCACGACCGACCCGGCCCTGGCTGTGCCCCCGCCGGCCCCCGTACAGGCCACGCCCACGCCGGCCAACCCGCTGACTTTTTACGGCTTTGCCGATGCCTACTACGGCTACGATTTCCGGAACGACAACACCCAGAACCGGCCCGGCTTTCTCTATTCCCACGACCGGCAGAACGAGTTTACCGTCAACAACGTCATCCTGGGCATGCGCTACCAGGACGACAACGTGCGCGGGGCCCTGGGTTTGCACGCCGGCTCGTACGTGACGGCCAACTATGCGGCCGAAGACCCAGTGTTCAGGCACATCTACGAGGCCTACGCCGGCTTCCGGCCCTTCTCAAAAGCCTGGCTCGATGTGGGCATCTTCAGCTCCCACATCGGGTTTGAGTCGGCCATCAGCAAGGACAACTGGACGCTAACCCGCTCGCTTATGGCCGAGAACTCGCCCTATTACCAGGCCGGCGCCCGCCTCACTTACGAAGTGGGACCCAAGCTCACGCTCACCGGCTTGGTGCTCAACGGCTGGCAGAACCTGCGTGAGAACAACCAAGCTAAAGCATTGGGCACCCAGATTCAATGGAAGCCTACTGACAAACTGCTCCTCAACTCCAGCACCTTCTATGGCCAGGAGCAGCCCCAGGACTCGACTGGCCGGCGTCGCTACTTCCACGATTTCTACGTGAGCTACGCCGCCACCGACCGCCTCTCGCTGGCCCTGGTCTTCGACGTGGGCAAGCAGCAGGCCCCGCGCCCCGCCAATAGTACGGGGGAGAAGTACGACACTTGGCACGCTGGTTCGGCTTTCGTGCGCTACCAGCTGGCCGACAAGTGGACCACCGCCCTGCGCGGCGAATATTACCAGGCCGAGCGCGGCGTCATCATCAACTCCTACACTCCCGCCGTGGATGCCCCCAACGCCATTATTCGCGGTGGCTCGCTGGGCCTGGACTACGCGCCCACCGACAACGTGCTCGTGCGCCTGGAAGGGTGGGTGCTCAACGCCGGCGACAAGGTCTTCGGCGAGGATGGCGGCGCTGCCCGCAGTACCTACGCCAACCTGACTTCCAGCGTCGCCATTTCCTTTTAA
- the kdpC gene encoding potassium-transporting ATPase subunit KdpC — MKNNLLPAFRLTLVLLVLCAGVYPALIWAGAQLAPGAGQGVTLRQNGRVVGFANVGQKFDQPQYFNGRPSAVDYNAASSAGSNKGPTNPEYLALVQQRLDTLLQQNPGVTKNQVSAELITASGSGLDPDLSPEAAAVQVARIAKARHLDAATVQALVTQHTVTGLLAPARVNVLQLNLAMDALAPTRR, encoded by the coding sequence ATGAAAAACAACCTCCTTCCCGCCTTTCGCCTCACGCTGGTGCTGCTCGTACTTTGCGCCGGGGTATACCCGGCCCTCATCTGGGCTGGCGCGCAACTAGCTCCGGGCGCTGGACAGGGCGTCACGCTCCGCCAGAACGGCCGCGTGGTGGGCTTTGCCAACGTGGGCCAGAAATTCGACCAGCCGCAGTATTTCAACGGGCGCCCCTCGGCCGTAGACTACAACGCAGCGAGCTCCGCCGGCTCCAACAAAGGGCCGACCAACCCAGAGTACCTGGCCTTGGTACAACAGCGACTCGACACGCTGCTGCAGCAAAACCCGGGGGTAACCAAAAACCAGGTATCCGCCGAGTTGATTACGGCCTCCGGCTCAGGCCTGGACCCGGACCTCTCCCCTGAGGCGGCGGCTGTTCAGGTAGCGCGCATTGCCAAAGCCCGCCACCTGGACGCGGCCACCGTGCAAGCTTTAGTGACCCAGCACACGGTAACCGGGCTGCTGGCTCCTGCCCGCGTCAACGTGCTGCAACTGAATCTTGCCATGGACGCCCTGGCGCCGACGCGCCGCTAA
- the kdpB gene encoding potassium-transporting ATPase subunit KdpB, which yields MAQSTSLFQPALVAEAVKQAFVKLDPRIMFRNPVMFTVELGTVVMLLVTLGLLVHPDPAQGSFGYNFTVFLVLLLTLLFANFAEAIAEARGKAQADSLRKTRQDTPANVRLETGEIQVVSSAQLQKGQVFVVVAGEIIPTDGEIIEGLATIDESAITGESAPVIREAGGDKSSVTGGTKVLSDRIVVQVTTAPGESFLDKMIALVEGASRQKTPNEIALTILLAGFTLVFVIVCVTLQPFAEYSKTPIAIASFIALFVCLIPTTIGGLLSAIGIAGMDRALRANVITKSGKAVETAGDIDVLLLDKTGTITIGNRKATHFWPAPGVPITQFVEYATLSSLTDETPEGKSIVELARDNQVDFVQLQACLAGAELIKFTAETRSSGVTLADGTRIRKGAADAIRRLAEAASQLYPSEVAERVQAVASNGGTPLVLSENDRVLGVVELQDIIKPGIQERFERLRAMGIKTVMVTGDNPLTARFIAEKAGVDDFIAEAKPEDKMLYIRREQQAGKLVAMMGDGTNDAPALAQADVGVAMNSGTQAAKEAGNMVDLDNDPTKLIEVVEIGKQLLMTRGTLTTFSIANDVAKYFAIVPALFMVGIPALGALNIMGLKSPQSAILSAVIFNALIIPLLVPLALKGVPYQAIGASALLRRNLLIYGLGGVIVPFIGIKVLDLLVGLFL from the coding sequence ATGGCACAGTCCACTTCTTTGTTTCAACCTGCGCTGGTCGCCGAAGCCGTCAAGCAGGCCTTCGTCAAGCTCGACCCGCGCATCATGTTCCGCAACCCGGTGATGTTCACCGTGGAGCTGGGCACGGTGGTGATGCTCTTGGTCACCCTCGGCCTGCTGGTGCATCCCGACCCGGCCCAGGGCTCGTTCGGCTACAACTTCACCGTTTTTTTGGTGCTGTTGCTGACTCTGCTCTTTGCCAACTTCGCCGAGGCCATTGCCGAGGCGCGGGGCAAGGCCCAGGCCGACTCCCTGCGCAAAACCCGCCAGGATACGCCGGCCAACGTGCGCCTGGAAACCGGTGAAATTCAAGTCGTCAGCTCGGCCCAACTGCAGAAAGGCCAGGTATTCGTGGTCGTGGCCGGCGAAATCATTCCCACTGACGGCGAGATTATCGAAGGGCTGGCCACCATCGACGAGTCGGCCATCACGGGCGAGTCGGCCCCGGTGATTCGGGAGGCGGGCGGCGACAAGTCCAGCGTGACGGGTGGCACCAAGGTGCTGTCTGACCGCATCGTGGTGCAGGTGACCACCGCTCCCGGCGAGTCGTTTCTGGATAAGATGATTGCGCTGGTGGAAGGCGCCTCGCGGCAGAAAACGCCCAACGAAATTGCCCTCACCATCCTGCTGGCGGGCTTTACGCTAGTTTTTGTCATTGTCTGCGTGACGCTGCAGCCCTTCGCGGAGTACTCGAAGACGCCCATTGCCATTGCTTCCTTTATTGCCTTGTTCGTGTGTTTGATTCCGACCACGATTGGCGGGCTGCTCTCGGCCATCGGCATCGCGGGCATGGACCGCGCCCTGCGCGCCAACGTCATCACCAAGAGCGGCAAGGCGGTGGAAACGGCCGGCGACATCGACGTGCTGCTGCTGGATAAAACCGGCACCATTACCATCGGCAACCGCAAGGCCACCCACTTCTGGCCCGCACCCGGCGTGCCCATCACGCAGTTCGTGGAATACGCCACGCTCAGCTCGCTCACCGATGAAACACCCGAAGGCAAAAGCATCGTGGAGTTGGCCCGCGACAACCAGGTGGACTTCGTCCAGCTGCAAGCCTGCCTTGCAGGGGCCGAGCTTATCAAGTTCACGGCCGAAACGCGCAGCAGCGGCGTGACGCTGGCCGACGGTACCCGCATCCGCAAAGGCGCCGCGGATGCCATTCGCCGCCTGGCCGAAGCGGCTAGCCAACTGTACCCCAGCGAAGTGGCTGAGCGCGTGCAGGCGGTGGCCAGTAACGGCGGCACCCCGCTGGTGCTCAGCGAAAACGACCGGGTGCTGGGCGTGGTCGAGCTGCAGGACATCATCAAGCCCGGCATTCAGGAGCGGTTCGAACGCCTGCGGGCCATGGGCATCAAAACGGTGATGGTGACCGGTGACAACCCGCTCACGGCCCGGTTCATCGCCGAAAAGGCCGGTGTGGACGACTTTATTGCCGAGGCCAAGCCCGAGGACAAGATGCTCTACATTCGCCGCGAGCAGCAGGCCGGCAAGCTGGTAGCCATGATGGGCGACGGCACCAACGACGCCCCCGCCCTGGCCCAGGCCGACGTGGGGGTAGCCATGAACTCGGGCACCCAGGCCGCCAAGGAAGCCGGCAACATGGTCGACCTCGACAACGACCCCACCAAGCTGATTGAAGTAGTGGAAATTGGCAAGCAGCTGCTCATGACCCGCGGCACGCTCACCACGTTTTCCATTGCCAACGACGTAGCCAAGTATTTTGCCATCGTGCCGGCGCTGTTCATGGTGGGCATTCCGGCCCTGGGCGCGCTCAACATCATGGGCCTGAAGTCGCCGCAGTCGGCCATCCTCTCGGCCGTCATTTTCAACGCCCTCATCATTCCGCTACTCGTGCCCCTGGCCCTGAAAGGTGTGCCCTATCAGGCCATCGGCGCCTCGGCCCTGCTGCGCCGCAACCTATTGATTTATGGCCTGGGCGGCGTGATAGTACCCTTCATCGGCATTAAGGTCCTTGACCTGCTCGTCGGCCTGTTTCTGTAG